CTGCGTAATAGAATTGTGGGAGCCCATTCCGGAAGGAGAATTCCAGTTGCAAAATTGTTTGGGCCTAACATATAACTGCAACGAACAACACATACCTGCATTGCACGAATAGTGTGAGAGTACCCACAGGCCATTACACAAAtttcttgttattattattgtagaTGAGATGCGGGCAGGGCAGGGAACCTATATCCAAACACATCGTTGAAGGTTGCTTTGAAGCCACCAGCGAGGACCAACAGAATAAGGGACTAATCATACTGGCGTTTTATAGTTCTATGTCATTTGAAACTGTTCTGAGTTTGTTCAACTGAAACTACTTCgggtttaaataaaaaattgaggaACTGACCCACCAaaaatgaattcaatttcTGGACGAGTATTTCATCATAAAAGAGCGTTTGACACTTGAGAGGAAGAACAATAATGTATTGGACAAACTTCAGATTAAAACAAAAGCGTTGCAACTATTATACTGGTACAAACTCCGTCCCCAAGTTCGTGTCTAGCACCATCATCCATCCTGTCACCATACTGCTCAGCTCTTAGAGCATAATATCTAAACAAATTGCTGTCATGTCACcaagaagacaaaaaaaaaggactGCTGCAGGTAACTTTTCTACATAGAAACCTATGAACatgaaaagttaaaagaaacatGACTCTGTCTTCTCAGCATTAAGTGATGGGTGGTACCAGGACTACTCGCACTTGATGGATCGATATATGTGGCGAACAAAAAGCAAAGCTGCTCGAAAACCAATAGCTCCAAGCATCAGGAAGAAGCCATAGCAGACACAGGCCATGTAGCCAAAGAAAAACGATGTTTGCATAAACCCAGACATATCAGAGCGAGCATAGTAGTAGTACAAACAATACGCATAGATAAATAAGCCAGTTGACCCACCGCAAAGAAAAGATCTGCAAACGAATGAAGTCAAAGGAACAAATTAATCATGGCTTTATATTCCAAGTCACAGTGCTCGAAAGGTCTACATCAATAGTTCTATGGTATATCAAAGATTCAAATACCTACATAAACTGCCACCTCATCCAATATTGAAAATACCAGCACGTAAATGCAATCTAAATATATTAGTATTCATGGATAGATGTTAAATCTGACGTCTGTGTCATGGTCTAAGCAAAATGCATTCCAAACAACGAATCATAAAGTAACAGTTGCACAAACAAAACACTTAGGTCTGTCACATTAACGACTACTATGAGAAATCTGACAGCTTTCAGTATTCATACAAACACCTTTCTTGCATGCTTAGGCAACCAACTTTTTTTCAAAGTAATCAAAGCTACCAGAAGAGTAATGTTCAAGACAGGGGAAAAAGGGTGATGATAAGCAACTATAAAGCACGGAGACGCTAATATAGGAGAAGAATCAGTGTTCGGACACATGTCCGACACGCAAAATTGCGTCCCCccttgtattattattttttttaaattttggaaacgCAGTGCGTCACAGACACCCATATAAAAACCCAAATGGCCAAACCTGATCGGCAGCGTTGGCGGAGGTGGTTGGCAGCACATAGACAATCGGCCGTAGGGAaagaaaacatgttttttttttttttttttttttttttttcttggaacGACAATCATCCTGAATGACTATCATTAACTTTTCAGAATTTTTACCttgtaaacaaaattatttctcatAAATGCCATGTTCAACAAGAAATCATGTCATAATTAATGAAACAGGCTTCATCCTGCCTCTATTATCATCAGAAAATTGGagcaaaaaaatgaacaaaaataatatccaCTTGAATTATTCTACAAATAATTAggattataatttataagcttgaaaaaggatgaaaaggaCGCACACAtgacaaaagtttcaaaattactaAAGAATGTAACTAATCATTAGCTAGCTACAAAGGGGCAGTAGTTGCATACCTCCACCACCATTCATGATCCTCGGCAGCAAGTTGGAAGTATGTTAATGCCACAGTAATGAATGCCGTAACTATCAGGAGAATAATGAAGACAAGAAACAAGATGCTGTATATGGTGTAAATCCTGTGGCCCCACACACTGGCAAATATGTAGTATAACTCAATGTATATGGCACTGAAAGGAAGGAATCCAGCCATTGCCATCTGTGGAATTGTCCCACGGTACCAAGGCAGAGGTGGAATCTCTCTAGGATATTTAGTGGTACGCACTGGAGCTTGAAATTCAGCCTTGCTGTTTTTTCCAGCAATTCCACCCAACACCAGCAAAGGCGATGTTACAAGAGTCCATATGAGAACTATTACAACAATAGTACCAAAAGGAAGGGCAGCAGTTGCTGTATAGGCAATTGCAACGGTATTTAGAAAGCAAAATGTCAGAAAAAGAGGCCCACAGAAAAGGCATCCCGTCAACAGTAGATTCCTAACCTATCATTTAGAAATCAAAGACCTTGTTAGCCCAAAATACTGAagtaattgaaagaaaataattcaaagAGAAAGTACCCAGTTTGTTCCCTCGAGCTGGCAGTAAAAGGAAGTTGCGATATAGCCAGCAATCCCAGATGTGAGAGCATAAATTACAACTAGTGCAGTGAATAATGCCCCTCGGTTGTATGGATAAAACACTCCAACAAGCGCAAGTATGAAAATGAACACTGTACTGTAGAATTTATGTACAAAGTGTCAACACAAAAATGTTGGGGATGGGGGAACCAGAGGTTCCTAAATAGTAGCTGTGATGGTTGACAGGACTATTACTTACAGTGTAAACAGTTGGGTACCAGAACCAAGACAGGCTGCAAAAAGAGACTTGTGTTTCGGGTACCTAAATACATCACCATGTATGTATTTCCATCCAGTCTCTTCCTGGTCCTCAGCTGATTCCTCATCATGGGCATATCTATATCATAGACACAGAAGGGTAACATACAAAGACACTGGCTCCCGTAGAATAAGGCACGAAATTGAAATGACAGGCAGAACAAACAATGgaaaaaagaacattaaaTCTTCTTACTTGACAAAGTCATTTTTAAGCACTCGCATAAGAATGGTGGCAAGAAATCCAGTAAGGAGCAGGACAGTTAcacatgagtttataattgaGAACCAATGAATTTCCAAATGATGAGGCAGTGACGACGATTGGGAGTACTTATCCATCCTATTCTCAAATGGGGTGGTTGTCTCCTTCCATTTTACAGTGTATAGAAATTCGACATCAACTTCCTTATCCTCTGTGAGATCAACAAGAGCATTGGGGTCCGTTCTGACATTTATTTCAACAACACGATCcttgttataaaatatatcaaaatggATATGCTTGTATAGGTAGTATTTGAAATCACTCGGTTCTTTTCCTTCCTTGTCAACCTTTCCTATGAAACCCCAAATTGGCAAATCATCATAGTACATTTGAAAGTAGTAGTCCTTGTCTACTGCAGCACGGAATTTAGCAACGTCTTCCTTTGAAAGCTTTTTCTGGCAAACAGAAGTGGCATCCTTCTCCTGCAAGAAGTCAAGTTTGTATGGGGCACTAACTAAACGATCTCCATTTAATACTTCACCAAGAGCCTCCTTTTTCTCCTTCACGTCATCTGcaatttaaattcatataattGGTTATCCAAATTCCAACTAACAAATATCCTTCTGGAAGCTTGGGGGAATTAGCACAAGCGACACACACCTGGTACGCAGAATGGGAGATCGAAGTAGCGGTAAGTTTCACTgtcaccaaaaaagaaaatgcattaTGTCAGATGAAGTGTCGGGTAGCGAATTACAACATCTTCTAACGCCTATGAAGCTGCATCCTATACTTTTCATAAGTTAGAGTCTCGAGTAAATCTTGAATCTTATTTCAATGAACCAAAATGAatcgacaaaaaaaaagaaaaaaaaaaaaaagaaatgaagttaACCCGTTAGCATGAAAGATGGAAATTCAAATATTCTAGCAAGAAAGCACGCCACAATACAAAAACAGGGAGGCTGTTACTTTGTTTAGGAATAAACAGAATATCTTGAAGACGGTATCTCGAGTGTCTTGAATATTCCCCATGTATTTAACGGTAGACGAACattaaacagaaaaaaaaaaatgcagtaAGTTAGGTCGACGATTTA
This genomic interval from Cucurbita pepo subsp. pepo cultivar mu-cu-16 chromosome LG20, ASM280686v2, whole genome shotgun sequence contains the following:
- the LOC111783277 gene encoding transmembrane 9 superfamily member 3-like, coding for MGRFGAVVFIALLVFLCGSVQVRSDGSDHRYKDGDPVPLYANKVGPFHNPSETYRYFDLPFCVPDDVKEKKEALGEVLNGDRLVSAPYKLDFLQEKDATSVCQKKLSKEDVAKFRAAVDKDYYFQMYYDDLPIWGFIGKVDKEGKEPSDFKYYLYKHIHFDIFYNKDRVVEINVRTDPNALVDLTEDKEVDVEFLYTVKWKETTTPFENRMDKYSQSSSLPHHLEIHWFSIINSCVTVLLLTGFLATILMRVLKNDFVKYAHDEESAEDQEETGWKYIHGDVFRYPKHKSLFAACLGSGTQLFTLTVFIFILALVGVFYPYNRGALFTALVVIYALTSGIAGYIATSFYCQLEGTNWVRNLLLTGCLFCGPLFLTFCFLNTVAIAYTATAALPFGTIVVIVLIWTLVTSPLLVLGGIAGKNSKAEFQAPVRTTKYPREIPPLPWYRGTIPQMAMAGFLPFSAIYIELYYIFASVWGHRIYTIYSILFLVFIILLIVTAFITVALTYFQLAAEDHEWWWRSFLCGGSTGLFIYAYCLYYYYARSDMSGFMQTSFFFGYMACVCYGFFLMLGAIGFRAALLFVRHIYRSIKCE